AATGGGGCCTGCCGGTTTCTGGACTGGCTTTATTATTGGCCTAACGGCCTCGGCGATTATGATGATGTCGCGCATGCGCTGGCTACAAAAGCAGCCTGAAGCCCTAATTTTAAAGCGCGTACAGAGATAGACAAATGACGGTGAACGCAGTGGCTTGAATAAAAAAACGGCGGACTGAACAGTAACTCATCAATTGAACGGGTTATTACAAGAAAATCGTTTTTTTCCCTTGCCAGTAAATGCGTTCACCGTTAATATTCGTCCGCACTGTTAGTGCAGCCCTTAAGAAGTTAGTTGTGCGTCCGTAGCTCAGTTGGTTAGAGCACCACCTTGACATGGTGGGGGTCGGTGGTTCGAGTCCACTCGGACGCACCAAATTAACTCATCTCATGATCCTCGTTTATCTCAATCATATTTCCAGTATCCTTATTTATTATTTAAATAACACATTTGCATCCCAATAAAAGACGTTCTTTTTACACCCTATTATTCCCAAAAAAGCCCATGTACTCAGCCTTTTAGACATTTCTACTAAATTCTTTCACTCTTTTCCTGATAATTTCGACATTTATCCATTTTCTTCCTGCATCATTCCCCTCTATAATAGGCAAATCCGTCAGGTGAAAGGTTTCAGCAAAACATCTAGAATCGGTTCCTGCTTCTCTGGAAGCCGCAGCAGAATGCGGATTTCTGGCAAAACGGGGGATGTTTCGCAATACTTAAGGTATTTCCAGCCGAAAGTGTCGGCCTTCACCATCTTCTCTCACAACCTATCGGTAGAAAGCGTCATTATGAAGAAAACTAAAATTGTCTGTACCATTGGCCCGAAAACTGAATCAGAAGAAGTGCTGGGTAAGCTCCTGAAGGCGGGAATGAACGTCATGCGCTTAAACTTCTCTCATGGTGATTATGAAGAGCACGGTCAGCGCATCAAAAATCTCCGTGCCGTTCAGGAAAAAACCGGCATGAAGGCAGCCATCCTACTGGACACGAAAGGTCCTGAAATTCGTACCGTTAAGCTGGAAGGCGGCAACGACGTTTCTCTGGTGGCGGGCCAAACCTTTACTTTTACCACTGACCTCAGCGTTATTGGTAACAAAGATCGCGTCGCGGTCACCTACAGCGGCTTTGCCGAAGACCTGAAGGTCGGAAATACTGTTCTGGTGGACGACGGCCTGATCGGTATGGAAGTTATCGAAATCAAAAAAGGCGAAGTTGTTTGTAAAGTGCTGAACAACGGCGACCTGGGCGAAAACAAAGGCGTTAACCTGCCGAACGTTTCTATCCAGCTTCCTGCCCTGTCTGAAAAAGACAAAAAAGATCTGGTTTTCGGCTGTGAACAAAACGTTGATTTCGTTGCCGCCTCTTTTATCCGTAAGCGCTCTGACGTACTGGACATCCGTGCCCACCTTAAGGCGCACGGCGGTGAACACATTCAGATCATCTCAAAGATTGAGAATCAGGAAGGCCTGAACAACTTTGATGAAATTCTGGAAGCGTCTGACGGCATCATGGTTGCTCGCGGTGACCTCGGTGTAGAAATTCCGGTTGAAGAAGTTATCTTCGCGCAGAAGATGATGATCGAAAAATGCGTCAAGGCGCGCAAAGTCGTTATCACTGCAACCCAGATGCTGGATTCCATGATCAAGAATCCGCGCCCTACCCGCGCGGAAGCCGGTGACGTTGCAAACGCCATTCTGGACGGCACCGATGCCGTTATGCTGTCAGGGGAAAGCGCCAAGGGTAAGTATCCGCTGGAAGCCGTTACCATTATGGCAACCATCTGCGATCGTACCGATCGCGTAATGCCTTGCCGCGTAGACGCGCTTACCACCACTGGCAAGCTGCGCATTACTGAAGCCGTTTGCCGCGGTGCTGTTGAAACGGCTGAAAAGCTAGACGCGACAGTCATCGTTGTGGCAACTGAAGGCGGTAAATCAGCTAAAGCCGTGCGTAAATACTTCCCGACTGCGCCAATTCTGGCTCTGACAACAAACGAAACAACGGCTCGTCAGCTGCTACTCAGCAAAGGCACTACGACGCAAATCGTTAGCCAAATCACTTCTACTGATGATTTCTATCGCATTGGTAAAGAAGCGGCTCTGGCCAGCGGTTTAGCGAAGAAAGGCGACGTGATTGTGATGGTTTCTGGCGCACTGGTACCAAGTGGCACAACCAACACCGCCTCAGTCCATACAATTTAACGTTTCAGACTGATTTATCTTACAAAGAGGCACCGCTTTTACGGTGCCTCTTTCATTTTGCACACTCATAAATCTTCATTTGTACCAATGGTGTAGCCTCTACCTGTTGTCATCATCAGCCTTCCCTATGCTTTTGTTAACATTAGGTAAGCACTTTCCCCATAGTATAAAATATTTTGCTCATTCTTTGACCAATCGAGCTAAATACTTTGCCATAAGTTAAAAATTTATTCTCATTCTAAAAAGGTTTGTGTAATACTTATGGGGCTACATGCAAAAAGTTAACTCAAATTGAGGGTGTAAATATGAACCGTACTAAAGTGGTACTGGGTGCAGTAATTTTAGGTGCTACTCTGTTAGCTGGCTGTGCAAAAAGCACTGATACCGCAACTAACAGCAAGCTGACTCAACTGATCAGCGATGTTGCTGCTTTACGTTCTGATGTACAAGTTGCTAAAGATGAAGCAGCTCGTGCTAACCAGCGTTTAGACAACATGACTCGCGGTTACAAGAAGTAATAGCTTCTCTGTAAGGAAAATGGCGCACTTAGGTGCGCCATTTTTTTTACCTTCATAGCGATCTTACCAATACTCCAATAAACCCTTATTTCCTCTCTTTCCATTCTTTATTTTTACCAACAAGAAATTAAAACGCTGTATAGACAACGCCTTCTTTTATTAAAAAATATAGGCAGGATGAGCCACCCAAATAGAAATGCCCGAGCTGGCGCTAAATGGAGCTTTGCCGCGTTTATTTGTAATGAACGCTTAGCGTGACGACTTAATGTAAAAACGCATTTAATCGCGTTCTAGGCAGTAAATATAAAAAAACGCGGCCACCATAAGCGACCGCGTTTTTTATTTTCTATTGCTGAGTGAAAGATTAACGATTCACTCTCAGAGGAAGCCCTGAACGGCGAGTAATCTCAGCGCGCATTTTCTCTGAATCCGTCCCGGCTTCATTCATAAATTCAGCGGCAGCAGAGTGCAAAACGATAGGCATGGTCTGCGGATCGTCCTGTTCCGATCTGGACAAAGGTTGGTGCACTTCAATATATCTTTTACCGTTGGGCTCAACAGTCACTTTAACCGGTTCATTGATGATTTGAACGCGAGTTCCGCTGGGAACAGTATTAAACAGCGCTTCAATATCATTAGGTCGCAGTCGGATACAGCCGGAGCTGACCCTCATACCAATACCAAAGTCAGCATTGGTACCGTGGATCAGATACGTACCTCCTGCAGCAGCCAAACGGAGGGCAAACAGCCCCATCGGGTTATCCGGCCCTGCCGGCACAACGCCCGGCAGAGTAATACCCTGAGCAGCATAGTGTTTACGAATATTTGCCGTTGGCGTCCAGGTTGGGTTAGCCCTTTTCTCTGTGATGGCAGTTACCATAACCGGCGTTTCGCGCCCCAATTGGCCAATGCCAATTGGGTAAACAATCACGGTATTGGTACCTTTCGGGTAATAGTAAAGGCGCAGCTCGGACAGGTTAATCACAATCCCTTCACGGGGAGTATCCGGCAGGATCATCTGTAAAGGAATAATCAGCTCTGAACCCGGCTTCGGTAGTAAGGGATCAACATCAGGATTTGCTTCCAGCATGGCAATGAGGCCGATCTGGTAGTCAGCGGCAATGCGCTCTAGAGAGCGGCCATCGTTCGGGACGATAAGCACTCGATTTTCGCCGATAATACGACTATTGGACGGCGGTAGAGGATACTCCATCGCCTGAGCAAGCGTTGCCTGCCCGATAAACACTAACGCCGCAATGGCTTTACATACTGCAAAAACACGGTTCATGCTTAGTTCCTAACCTTCTGCTTATTGATCGGTCACTGGCAGGTTCCCAATATTGGGCTGAATGAA
This DNA window, taken from Leminorella richardii, encodes the following:
- the pykF gene encoding pyruvate kinase PykF, whose product is MKKTKIVCTIGPKTESEEVLGKLLKAGMNVMRLNFSHGDYEEHGQRIKNLRAVQEKTGMKAAILLDTKGPEIRTVKLEGGNDVSLVAGQTFTFTTDLSVIGNKDRVAVTYSGFAEDLKVGNTVLVDDGLIGMEVIEIKKGEVVCKVLNNGDLGENKGVNLPNVSIQLPALSEKDKKDLVFGCEQNVDFVAASFIRKRSDVLDIRAHLKAHGGEHIQIISKIENQEGLNNFDEILEASDGIMVARGDLGVEIPVEEVIFAQKMMIEKCVKARKVVITATQMLDSMIKNPRPTRAEAGDVANAILDGTDAVMLSGESAKGKYPLEAVTIMATICDRTDRVMPCRVDALTTTGKLRITEAVCRGAVETAEKLDATVIVVATEGGKSAKAVRKYFPTAPILALTTNETTARQLLLSKGTTTQIVSQITSTDDFYRIGKEAALASGLAKKGDVIVMVSGALVPSGTTNTASVHTI
- a CDS encoding LPP leucine zipper domain-containing protein encodes the protein MNRTKVVLGAVILGATLLAGCAKSTDTATNSKLTQLISDVAALRSDVQVAKDEAARANQRLDNMTRGYKK